The nucleotide sequence GACATCGATGGTACAGTCACTTGTCCCACTACTTTTGTACCTTATTTAAATGAAGAATTCGATTTGAATATTACACTGGATGATATCAAGCAATATGACTTTATGCCGCTTGTATCAGTTTCTGAAAAAGAGTTTGCGGCTTGGTTCAAAAAAATGGAACCGGAAATTTATTCTAATTCACCTTTAGCAGAAGGTGCCAAGGATATTTTAAAGAGCTGGGAGAATGAGCACGAATTATATTTTATCAGTGCCAGAGGAACACATTTACTTGATCTGACCAAAGAATGGTTTACTGTCAACGAACTTAGATACAACGACATTCATCTGATCGGCTCACACGATAAAATCGAGGCTGCACGTAAATACGAAGTGGATATATTTTTCGAGGATAAACACGATAATGCAGTCAACCTGCATGAAGAGCTAAGGATTCCGGTCATCCTTTTCAATACTCCTTATAACCAGGAACCGATTCCTGAAGGAGTCATCCGGGTGAATAACTGGCAGGAAGCAAATGAATGGGTAAAAAACTGGTTTAAAAATAGTTAAAAACGGCCACTTGTGATGGCCGTTTTTTCTTGTTTACTATCTGGTTTACTGAACACATTCAGGGCAGCGACCATATATTTCAAATTTATGCCCGGAAATATCATAGCCTTTGAAGCTTGCTTCGATATTCCTCATTGGACAGGTCTCAATTTCCTTCGTTTTACCACAGTCAAGGCAAATGAAGTGATGATGATGCTCTTTATGTGAGCAGGTGAACCGGAAATGTTTTTCACCCGATAGCTCTGTCATCTCGAGAATCCCCAATTCAGCAAACACACTTAAGTTACGATAGATTGTATCGAAGCTCAAACCAGGATAATTCCCCTTCATCTGTTCAAGTACATCGCGAGCAGTCAAATATTTGTCATTATCGGAAAACAGCTGGAGCATATCTTCCCTTTTTCCAGTATGCTTATAACCCTGTTCCTTCAACAGGATCATTGCTTCATTCACATTCATGATATCACCCCGTTAGATGGATCTTGTTGCCGCGCGTTTTTTTAGCCAAATGGCAAGCACAAGGATGAGTACAGCAATCATTACAATTGTTCCGCCTGGAGCAAGGTCCAGGTAGTAGGACAGGAACAAACCGCCCAATACTGATACCTCGCCGAACAGGATGGAATAGAAGATGGTTTGCTTGAATCCCTTTGCGAACCGGATGCTTGCGGCAACTGGCAGTGTCATCAGGGATGAGACCAGCAGGATTCCAACGATTCTCATCGATGCTGCAATCACTAGTGCTACCATAATGATGAAAATAAAGTGGAGCGTCTTTGCAGCAATTCCCGTTGCCCTTGCAT is from Mesobacillus boroniphilus and encodes:
- a CDS encoding 5' nucleotidase, NT5C type, producing MKKRFGIDIDGTVTCPTTFVPYLNEEFDLNITLDDIKQYDFMPLVSVSEKEFAAWFKKMEPEIYSNSPLAEGAKDILKSWENEHELYFISARGTHLLDLTKEWFTVNELRYNDIHLIGSHDKIEAARKYEVDIFFEDKHDNAVNLHEELRIPVILFNTPYNQEPIPEGVIRVNNWQEANEWVKNWFKNS
- a CDS encoding Fur family transcriptional regulator — encoded protein: MNVNEAMILLKEQGYKHTGKREDMLQLFSDNDKYLTARDVLEQMKGNYPGLSFDTIYRNLSVFAELGILEMTELSGEKHFRFTCSHKEHHHHFICLDCGKTKEIETCPMRNIEASFKGYDISGHKFEIYGRCPECVQ